The following are encoded together in the Onychostoma macrolepis isolate SWU-2019 chromosome 03, ASM1243209v1, whole genome shotgun sequence genome:
- the LOC131536005 gene encoding tripartite motif-containing protein 16-like protein, producing MSGAEKQRHFEETQRNIQKTIQQRKIDLKRMREVVESHKRSAQTAVEDSERIFTELIRSIEKRRSEVKQLIRDQERAAVKQAEQRLARLELELDDLRWKETELKQLSNTDDHINFLQTCPSVSLSGSTDSFTVSSRPNFDEVVKSVSQLRDKLQQFCTDEIERLSKTVKTVQVTVPSHQFTTRKEFLQYSRLLTLDLNSVNYFLRLFEDNTVITYSDKRLPYPDHPDRFDSWTMALCRESVTGRCYWEVEWAGDGGSGVDIGVTYKSISRKGDGPESAVGRNNQSWCLFCSPDYCSFWHNNIETVLPVVNVSSTVGVYVDHSAGIVSFYSVSDTMSLIHRVQTTFTQPLCAVFGFDRQTAVKLSRRLNNPDVLNILNPEILQALLLRRMMML from the exons ATGTCTGGAGCTGAGAAACAG AGACATTTTGAGGAAACCCAGAGAAACATCCAGAAAACAATCCAGCAGAGAAAGATAGATCTAAAGCGGATGAGAGAGGTTGTGGAGTCTCATAAG cgctctgcacagacagcagtggaggacagtgagaggatctTCACTGAGCTCATTCGCTCCATTGAGAAACGTCGCTCTGAGGTCAAGCAgctgatcagagatcaggaaaGAGCTGCAGTGAAACAAGCTGAACAAAGACTGGCGCGACTGGAGCTGGAGCTTGATGATCTGAGATGGAAAGAGACTGAACTGAAACAGCTTTCAAACACAGATGATCATATTAATTTTCTCCAG ACTTGcccgtctgtctctctctctggatCTACAGACAGCTTCACTGTCAGTTCTCGTCCCAATTTTGATGAGGTAGTGAAGTCTGTCTCTCAGCTCAGAGATAAACTGCAGCAGTTCTGCACAGATGAAATAGAAAGGTTATCTAAAACAG TGAAAACCGTCCAAGTCACTGTCCCGAGTCATCAGTTTACGACTAGGAAGGAGTTCCTACAAT attcccGTCTGTTGACTCTGGATCTGAACTCGGTGAATTATTTTCTCCGTCTGTTTGAAGACAACACAGTGATCACTTACTCTGACAAACGTCTgccgtatcctgatcatccagacagatttgactCTTGGACCATGGCActgtgtagagagagtgtgactggacgctgttactgggaggtgGAGTGGGCTGGTGATGGGGGATCAGGAGTAGATATAGGAGTGACgtataagagcatcagcaggaagggagACGGTCCTGAGAGTGCAGTTGGACGTAACAATCAGTCCTGGTGTTTGTTCTGCTCTCCTGACTATTGCTCATTCTGGCACAATAACATTGAGACCGTCCTTCCTGTAGTCAACGTCTCCAGTACAGTAGGAGTGTATGTGGATCACAGCGCAGGGATtgtgtccttctacagcgtctctgacacaatgagcctcatccacagagtccagaccacattcactcagccgctgTGTGCCGTGTTTGGATTTGATCGACAGACAGCGGTGAAACTGTCTAGACGATTAAACAATCCAGatgttttaaatattcttaATCCAGAGATTCTTCAGGCTTTGTTACTTCGCAGAATGATGATGTTATGA